From one Psilocybe cubensis strain MGC-MH-2018 chromosome 13, whole genome shotgun sequence genomic stretch:
- a CDS encoding putative ABC transporter ATP-binding protein C16H5.08c produces the protein MAPANHTECSPFLQLIAERDIEIRLHIDIYIVRGEAEPSDVNVVDFIVTSAKDKVTRLEAYIKELSVVDNVDEAALDLAYEELEEMYPATFEVSTGLGRGRGCRT, from the coding sequence ATGGCGCCAGCTAATCACACCGAGTGCAGTCCATTCCTGCAATTGATTGCTGAGCGTGACATTGAAATCCGGCTGCACATTGATATTTACATTGTACGCGGTGAGGCGGAGCCGTCGGACGTGAATGTAGTTGACTTCATTGTCACGTCGGCCAAAGACAAAGTCACCCGGCTTGAGGCATACATCAAGGAACTGTCAGTTGTAGACAACGTTGATGAAGCTGCGCTTGATCTTGCCTACGAAGAGCTAGAGGAGATGTACCCAGCGACATTTGAGGTGTCGACGGGATTGggaagaggcagaggttGCAGGACGTGA